From a single Bos indicus isolate NIAB-ARS_2022 breed Sahiwal x Tharparkar chromosome 11, NIAB-ARS_B.indTharparkar_mat_pri_1.0, whole genome shotgun sequence genomic region:
- the LOC109565579 gene encoding uncharacterized protein C2orf66-like codes for MPKAFVLLAGALVLPGLVQGVMLRNEEKWKPLNIPRNRDLFFRTLQAYFKRRGLDLGRFSDTFSMNENPRPLSFQSELIASAFADYEQQKNSLSNYLKG; via the coding sequence ATGCCCAAAGCATTCGTGCTGCTGGCTGGTGCCCTGGTGCTACCTGGGCTTGTGCAAGGAGTCAtgctgagaaatgaagaaaaatggaagCCTCTCAACATTCCTAGAAACCGAGATCTGTTTTTTAGAACTCTTCAGGCATATTTTAAACGAAGAGGTCTTGACCTTGGGAGGTTTTCAGATACTTTCTCCATGAACGAGAATCCCAGGCCTCTCTCTTTCCAGTCAGAACTTATTGCTTCTGCATTTGCAGATTATGAACAACAGAAAAACTCCCTCTCCAATTACCTCAAAGGCTGA